A DNA window from Vigna angularis cultivar LongXiaoDou No.4 chromosome 1, ASM1680809v1, whole genome shotgun sequence contains the following coding sequences:
- the LOC108339331 gene encoding uncharacterized protein LOC108339331 has product MAGVVKEREGAEIVYGSEECYRQSIELLEELGFPKGVLPLQDLVECGRVRETGFVWMKQKAPYEHFFEGTNTRVSYAVEVTGYVEKFRMKKMTGIKSKQMLLWVPISEMSIEDPKGKKILFKTPVGIGKSFPIIAFMTPEEKENHMLLQNNVIEE; this is encoded by the coding sequence ATGGCCGGTGTTGTAAAGGAGCGTGAAGGGGCGGAGATAGTGTATGGTTCTGAAGAGTGTTATCGTCAGTCGATAGAGCTCTTAGAAGAGTTGGGTTTTCCAAAGGGTGTTCTTCCCCTGCAGGACTTGGTGGAGTGTGGCAGAGTTAGAGAAACTGGGTTCGTGTGGATGAAACAGAAGGCCCCTTATGAGCATTTCTTTGAAGGAACCAACACCAGGGTGAGTTATGCAGTTGAGGTCACTGGGTATGTGGAGAAGTTTAGGATGAAGAAAATGACAGGCATTAAGAGCAAGCAGATGCTGCTGTGGGTGCCAATATCTGAGATGAGCATTGAAGATCCTAAGGGGAAGAAGATACTCTTTAAGACCCCTGTGGGAATAGGAAAGTCCTTCCCTATCATCGCATTCATGACTccagaggaaaaggaaaatcacatGCTGTTGCAGAATAACGTGATCGAAGAATGA
- the LOC108322266 gene encoding pto-interacting protein 1, which yields MGCFGFCTGDDSVAIADRGPFMQNTPTGNASYHGRHNAVPPPRPINFQPIAVPSITVDELKSLTDSFGSKSFIGEGAYGKVYQATLKTGRAVVVKKLDSSNQPEQEFLSQVSIVSRLKHENVVELVNYCVDGPFRALSYEYAPKGSLHDILHGRKGVKGSQPGEVLSWAQRVKIAVGAARGLEYLHEKAEIHIIHRYIKSSNILLFDDDVAKIADFDLSNQAPDAAARLHSTRVLGTFGYHAPEYAMTGQLTSKSDVYSFGVILLELLTGRKPVDHTLPRGQQSLVTWATPKLSEDKVKQCVDVRLKGEFPSKSVAKMAAVAALCVQYEAEFRPNMSIIVKALQPLLNTRSTHAKESPNM from the exons ATGGGTTGCTTTGGCTTCTGCACCGGAGATGATAGTGTTGCAATTGCTGACAGAGGACCTTTCATGCAAAACACTCCTACTG GGAACGCCAGTTATCATGGCAGACATAATGCAGTGCCTCCTCCTCGGCCGATAAATTTTCAACCTATTGCTGTCCCTTCCATTACAGTAGACGAATTGAAGTCTTTAACAGATAGTTTTGGCTCAAAATCTTTCATTGGTGAGGGTGCATATGGGAAAGTATATCAAGCTACATTGAAAACTGGGCGTGCAGTGGTAGTCAAGAAGTTAGATTCCAGTAATCAGCCAGAGCAAGAATTTCTTTCTCAG GTCTCCATCGTATCAAGGCTAAAGCATGAAAATGTTGTTGAGCTTGTTAACTATTGCGTTGATGGTCCTTTCCGTGCCCTTTCCTACGAGTATGCTCCTAAAGGATCCCTTCATGATATTCTTCATG GACGAAAAGGTGTCAAGGGTTCACAACCTGGTGAAGTGCTCTCATGGGCTCAGAGAGTTAAAATTGCTGTTGGAGCAGCCAGGGGACTTGAATATCTTCATGAAAAGGCAGAGATTCACATAATCCATCGTTACATTAAGTCTAGTAACATACTTCTTTTTGACGATGACGTTGCAAAGATTGCTGATTTTGATTTGTCAAATCAAGCCCCTGATGCAGCTGCACGTCTTCATTCTACCCGTGTTCTTGGGACTTTTGGTTATCATGCTCCTGA ATATGCAATGACGGGACAACTCACTTCAAAAAGTGATGTTTATAGCTTTGGAGTTATACTGCTAGAACTCTTAACCGGGCGTAAACCAGTTGATCACACACTGCCCCGAGGACAGCAAAGCCTTGTCACCTGG GCAACACCGAAGCTCAGTGAAGATAAGGTGAAGCAGTGTGTTGATGTTAGACTAAAGGGAGAGTTCCCTTCAAAGTCAGTTGCAAAG ATGGCTGCTGTTGCTGCACTGTGTGTACAGTATGAAGCTGAGTTTCGGCCAAACATGAGCATTATAGTGAAAGCTTTGCAGCCTCTACTGAATACTCGTTCTACTCACGCAAAGGAATCACCAAACATGTAA
- the LOC108321004 gene encoding probable receptor-like protein kinase At5g18500, with the protein MASDLSSGLSKETSVFGLKAWELMGILVGLFIVIILVVVSICLTSRKKSRRVNGMLPLSHMLSVSDEIKEIRVDHVSSNNHPQNGAFMSLYDRFSDRDSEKVLIQPKNGENSSQSGSFVHLKKDDGGSQSGEESGAKSVSTYRSSSHPITAPSPLSGLPEFSHLGWGHWFTLRDLELATNRFSKDNVIGEGGYGVVYQGQLINGSPVAVKKLLNNLGQAEKEFRVEVEAIGHVRHKNLVRLLGYCIEGTHRLLVYEYVNNGNLEQWLHGAMRQYGFLTWDARIKILLGTAKALSYLHEAIEPKVVHRDIKSSNILIDDDFNAKISDFGLAKLLGAGKSHITTRVMGTFGYVAPEYANSGLLNEKSDVYSFGVLLLEAITGRDPVDYSRPATEVNLVDWLKMMVGNRRAEEVVDPNIETRPSTSALKRALLTALRCVDPDSEKRPKMSQVVRMLESEEYPIPREDRRRRKSQTGNMEVEAQREISDTEKSDTPDSKSNGRRNQKK; encoded by the exons ATGGCATCTGATCTAAGTTCGGGGCTGTCCAAGGAAACGTCTGTATTTGGGTTGAAAGCATGGGAACTAATGGGGATACTGGTTGGGTTGTTCATTGTAATCATTCTTGTGGTGGTATCAATATGTCTTACTTCACGAAAGAAATCCAGAAGAGTCAATGGCATGCTTCCCCTTAGCCATATGCTATCTGTTTCAGATGAAATCAAGGAAATTAGAGTTGATCATGTTTCATCCAATAATCATCCTCAGAATGGAGCTTTTATGAGTCTGTATGACAGGTTTAGTGACAGAGACTCTGAAAAGGTTTTGATCCAACCAAAGAATGGGGAAAATAGCAGTCAATCGGGCTCATTCGTTCATCTTAAGAAAGATGATGGTGGCTCTCAATCAGGTGAAGAAAGTGGTGCCAAATCTGTTTCTACCTACAGGTCTTCTTCACATCCTATAACTGCACCATCTCCCTTGTCTGGTCTGCCTGAATTCTCTCACCTTGGATGGGGCCACTGGTTCACATTAAGGGACCTAGAACTTGCAACAAACAGGTTTTCCAAAGACAATGTGATTGGTGAAGGTGGATATGGAGTTGTTTATCAAGGCCAGTTAATTAATGGGAGCCCTGTGGCTGTTAAGAAGCTACTCAATAATCT AGGACAAGCTGAAAAGGAATTTAGAGTGGAAGTTGAGGCTATTGGCCATGTGCGACACAAGAATTTGGTTAGACTTTTGGGGTATTGCATTGAAGGGACTCACAG GTTGTTGGTTTATGAGTATGTTAACAATGGCAATTTAGAGCAATGGCTTCATGGAGCCATGAGGCAGTATGGTTTTCTTACTTGGGATGCTCGAATTAAAATTCTTCTTGGAACAGCTAAAGC GCTATCTTACTTGCACGAGGCAATTGAGCCAAAAGTTGTACATCGAGATATTAAATCAAGCAATATTCTAATTGATGATGATTTCAATGCCAAAATATCTGACTTTGGGCTTGCAAAGTTACTTGGTGCTGGAAAAAGTCATATCACAACTCGAGTAATGGGTACTTTTGG ATATGTGGCTCCGGAATATGCCAATTCTGGCTTACTAAACGAGAAGAGTGATGTTTATAGCTTTGGGGTGTTGCTCCTCGAAGCAATCACAGGAAGGGACCCAGTGGATTATAGCCGACCAGCAACTGAG GTAAATTTGGTTGACTGGCTCAAGATGATGGTTGGGAATAGGCGTGCAGAAGAGGTGGTAGACCCTAACATTGAGACCAGGCCTTCAACAAGTGCCCTTAAACGTGCCCTTTTGACTGCTTTGAGGTGTGTTGATCCAGATTCTGAGAAAAGACCAAAGATGAGTCAAGTTGTCCGCATGCTTGAATCAGAGGAATATCCCATACCCCGAGAG GATCGAAGACGCCGGAAGAGTCAAACGGGGAATATGGAGGTGGAGGCTCAGAGGGAGATTTCTGATACAGAGAAGAGTGACACTCCAGATTCAAAGTCCAATGGCAGAAGGAACCAAAAGAAGTAG